TTTTTAGGTGAAACTTGGCCTCGTCCTGCTGTTCCTGATGTTTATAAACAAAGTTTAGATGCAGATCTTGTAGTACAGGTTCTTGATATGGATTATGTTATGGAGGATAAAAAATTCATTGACACAAGATTATTTGGTGTTAGTAAAGATGGGAATACTGTATTAATTCACGTTCTAAACTATTATCCATATTGTTTTCTTGAGTTACCTGATGAATTTAAGGAAGAACATTTGACATACGTTCAaggaaatataaataaattacttgTTGATGTTGCCAAAAATTATGGTGTTAGTCAGGAACTCAAAGAATTTTGTCCAAAAGTTGAAATTGTAAGAGGAAAGAATATTTATGGTTTTGATAGTTCTGATGGAAAAAACTACTTGAAAACTTATTTTGTTCATCCTCGATTGTGTTCAGCAATAAACAATTACATTGAAGGACTATCCTTGATGCCTGGTCATTCTACTGGTGATGTAAAAGTGTTTGAATCTAATATTGATTATGAAATTCGTTTTATGGCCGATATAAATTTGGTTGGTTGTGGATGggttgaattaaaaaaaggaaaatatGAATTAACTTCTAATAAAGTGTCTATTTCTCAAATTGAAGTTTCTGTTGATGTAAATGATTTGATTGTTCATGACTCAAATGATCCAATGTGGTCTGGTGTTGCACCACTAAGAGTTTTAAGTTTTGATATTGAATGTCAGGGTAGGAAAGGTATATTTCCAGAAGCAAAAGAGGATCCTATTATTCAAATTGCAACAATGGTTAAAATTGAAGGTAAAGAAGAAccttttattagaaatatattttgtttgaAGGATACTGCTAATATTCCTGGTGCTGAAGTTATAAGTTGTGAAAcagaaaaagaattattgaTAAGTTGGGCTAATTTCTTTAGAACTGTTGATGCAGATATTATAACAGGTTATAATATccaaaattttgatatacCTTATATACTTGATCGTGCTTCGGCTTTAAAAATTGACAAAGAAGTAAATAAGTTAGGGCGTATAAGTAATTCTGTAACAAAGGCACGTGATCAACAGTTATCTTCAAAACAGATGGGTTCTCGAGTCAATAAGACTATTAATATGGAAGGCCGTGTAATTTTTGATGTTTTGCAAATAGTTCTTCGTGATTACAAACTTCGAAgttatacattaaataacgtttctttttactttttatccACACAAAAAGAGGATGTCGAACACAATATCATTTCCGATCTTCAGAATGGAGATGCGCAAACTAGAAAAAGGTTAGCTATTTATTGTTTGAAAGATGCTTATTTACCACTTAAATtacttcaaaaattaatgtcTTTCATTAATTATATGGAAATGTCAAGAGTAACTGGTGTTCctttaaatttcttattgACAAGAGGTCAACAGGTTAAGATTCTTTCACAATTAATTAGAAAAACAAGGAAAATGAATTTGTTGTTGCCTGTTATTGAAAAACAGTTTACAGATTCTAAATATGAAGGAGCTACCGTAATTGAACCAATTAGAGGTTTTTACAATGAACCAATTGCTACACTTGATTTTGCTTCTCTATATCCATCAATTATGATTGCTCACAACATTTGTTATACCTCATTGTTATCTACACCTCCACCTGGTTGGGTTGAAGGTGAAGATTATGTTAAAAGTCCTACAGGTAATTATTTTGCCTCAACAAAACATGTTAATGGTCTTTTGCCTGATATTCTAAGAGAATTGTTAGATGCTAGAAAGCAGGTAAAGAATCTTATGAAATCTGAAAAAGATCCTTTCAAACAGATGGTTTATAATGGTCGACAATTGGCTTTAAAGATTAGTGCTAATTCAATTTATGGTTTTACTGGTGCAACGGTAGGAAAGTTACCATGTTTAGAAATTTCTTCATCAGTTACTGCTTTTGGAAGGCAAATGATAGAGAAAACTAAAGAATTAGTAGAGTCAACATATAAAAAGGGTTACTTAGATGGTAAATGTCCAATTAATAGTATCGTCGTTTATGGTGACACTGATTCTGTCATGATAAAATTTGGTGTTAATACTGTAGAGGAAGCAATGGAATTGGGAGCACATGCAGCAAAAGAAATaagtaaaacatttaaagaaCCTATTAAATTAGAATTTGAAAAAGTATACTTTCCTTATTTACTCATTAACAAAAAACGTTATGCTGGattatattatacaaaaCCTGGTGCTTATGATAAATTAGATTGCAAAGGATTGGAAACAGTTAGAAGAGATAATGCTCCACTTGTTGCAAAGGTCTTAAATGAATGtttgaataaattattaattaaaagagATGAAACTGCAGCTTTAAGTCATGCAAAGAAAGTAATATCTGATTTACTTATGAATCGTGTTGATATAAGTATGTTGGTTATATCTAAAGAATTGACAAAAAAAGACTACAGCTCAAAGTTAGCTCATGTTGAATTGGCAGAACGAATGAAAAAACGTGATCCTGGATCAGCTCCAAAGTTAGGAGATCGTGTACCTTATGTTATTATATCAAAAGGAAAAAATGTTCCTGCTTATGAAAAGGCTGAAGATCCATTATatgtgttaaaaaataatattccaATTGACACTGAATATTACTTGGAACATCAATTAGCTAAACCATTGGGAAGAATTTTTGAACCAATTTTAGGAGACAAAGCTGAAAAGATGTTAATTCAAGGGGAACATACAaagaagaaatttatttCCCGTTGTAAGGTTGGTGGTTTATTCGCATTTACCAAGAAAGCATATAGTTGCTTGAAATGTAAAGCAGTTCTTAAGAATGACAAATTTGCTACATGTGATCATTGCCGTATTTATGAAGGAGATGTTTATCGCGAAAAAATTTCTTCATATCAAGATGCAGAAAGAAAGTATAATCAATTGTGGTCAGAATGTCAAAATTGTGCTGGAACGGTGTGTGAAGAGATTATCTGCTCTTCCCGTGATTGtccaatattttatatgagaGAAAAAGTTAAAGTAGATTTAAAAGATACAACAGTTGCTCTAAGacgttttaaattttaatttttttttgccatttgtattgtaaaaatatcataaataaattctcaatattttaaagttctGTGAAGTGCATTGAATTTGACAAAATaagtttagaaaaaaataatatatactaatatgaataaataattttatacttcttagcaattttaaaatttattcaaatgt
This Strongyloides ratti genome assembly S_ratti_ED321, chromosome : 2 DNA region includes the following protein-coding sequences:
- a CDS encoding DNA polymerase delta catalytic subunit — encoded protein: MTKRPLGEELTIATNVKKNKIEQSEKLENEDKLEFAEILARNDSSTNKRETWPRPAVPDVYKQSLDADLVVQVLDMDYVMEDKKFIDTRLFGVSKDGNTVLIHVLNYYPYCFLELPDEFKEEHLTYVQGNINKLLVDVAKNYGVSQELKEFCPKVEIVRGKNIYGFDSSDGKNYLKTYFVHPRLCSAINNYIEGLSLMPGHSTGDVKVFESNIDYEIRFMADINLVGCGWVELKKGKYELTSNKVSISQIEVSVDVNDLIVHDSNDPMWSGVAPLRVLSFDIECQGRKGIFPEAKEDPIIQIATMVKIEGKEEPFIRNIFCLKDTANIPGAEVISCETEKELLISWANFFRTVDADIITGYNIQNFDIPYILDRASALKIDKEVNKLGRISNSVTKARDQQLSSKQMGSRVNKTINMEGRVIFDVLQIVLRDYKLRSYTLNNVSFYFLSTQKEDVEHNIISDLQNGDAQTRKRLAIYCLKDAYLPLKLLQKLMSFINYMEMSRVTGVPLNFLLTRGQQVKILSQLIRKTRKMNLLLPVIEKQFTDSKYEGATVIEPIRGFYNEPIATLDFASLYPSIMIAHNICYTSLLSTPPPGWVEGEDYVKSPTGNYFASTKHVNGLLPDILRELLDARKQVKNLMKSEKDPFKQMVYNGRQLALKISANSIYGFTGATVGKLPCLEISSSVTAFGRQMIEKTKELVESTYKKGYLDGKCPINSIVVYGDTDSVMIKFGVNTVEEAMELGAHAAKEISKTFKEPIKLEFEKVYFPYLLINKKRYAGLYYTKPGAYDKLDCKGLETVRRDNAPLVAKVLNECLNKLLIKRDETAALSHAKKVISDLLMNRVDISMLVISKELTKKDYSSKLAHVELAERMKKRDPGSAPKLGDRVPYVIISKGKNVPAYEKAEDPLYVLKNNIPIDTEYYLEHQLAKPLGRIFEPILGDKAEKMLIQGEHTKKKFISRCKVGGLFAFTKKAYSCLKCKAVLKNDKFATCDHCRIYEGDVYREKISSYQDAERKYNQLWSECQNCAGTVCEEIICSSRDCPIFYMREKVKVDLKDTTVALRRFKF